From Chryseobacterium sp. IHB B 17019, one genomic window encodes:
- a CDS encoding ATP-dependent nuclease, with product MHISKVIIKNFKSYRDTFSLELKKGLNILVGNNETGKSTILEAIHLALSGLSNGRYFINDLSEYYFNYQSVQEYLLSLNTLKPLPPPEISIEIFIAGDDLPFFEGDGNSTKKNECGICFKIALAEKYRSEYNEYVSEGNISALPIEFYEVNWTTCAREPITPRKIPVKSALIDSSSSRYKNGSDVYISHILRNHLDEKDRNGLAHAHRRLQSAFVNDFSVKKVNEIINGIAVDGSVEKKLKLTIDLSSKDAWESSFLTAVEDIPFQHIGKGEQAVIKTKLALEHKKSKEANIILLEEPENHLSHSKLNQLIQDIHDKCIEKQILISTHSSFVANKLGLENLIIIDNKIPVVLSDLPHDTEEFFEKLPGYDTLRLILCKKAILVEGDCDELLVQRAYMDQNNGRLPIQDQIDVISVGTSFLRFLQIASKIEKPVCVVTDSDGKVDAIKEKYKDYLGANIKSFIKICFDEVVDSGQLFIGQKSFNYNTLEPKFLKANGVAKINKILGVNKTEEELHLYMHSNKTACALKIFKSSEELEFPKYILDAIAK from the coding sequence ATGCATATCAGTAAAGTAATTATAAAGAATTTCAAATCATATCGCGACACGTTTAGCCTTGAATTAAAAAAAGGACTAAATATCCTTGTAGGAAATAATGAAACTGGAAAATCGACTATACTTGAAGCGATCCATCTTGCTTTATCAGGTCTTTCAAATGGAAGATATTTTATAAACGATCTTTCAGAATATTATTTTAATTATCAATCAGTACAAGAGTATCTTCTAAGTTTAAATACACTTAAGCCATTACCGCCGCCAGAAATAAGCATTGAGATTTTTATCGCTGGTGATGATCTACCCTTTTTTGAAGGTGATGGAAATAGTACTAAAAAGAACGAGTGCGGCATCTGTTTTAAAATTGCGTTAGCTGAAAAATACAGATCAGAGTACAATGAATATGTGTCAGAAGGAAATATCTCTGCACTGCCCATAGAGTTTTACGAAGTAAATTGGACAACCTGTGCTAGAGAACCTATTACTCCTAGAAAGATACCAGTTAAGTCCGCTCTGATCGATTCTAGCTCAAGCAGATATAAGAATGGTTCTGATGTCTATATATCTCATATATTACGCAATCATCTTGATGAAAAAGACAGGAATGGTCTTGCTCATGCCCATCGGCGCCTACAGAGTGCGTTTGTCAATGATTTTTCAGTAAAAAAGGTAAATGAGATAATTAACGGAATAGCAGTCGATGGATCAGTAGAAAAGAAATTGAAGTTAACTATAGACCTTTCCTCTAAGGATGCTTGGGAATCAAGCTTCCTGACTGCGGTTGAAGACATTCCGTTTCAACACATTGGAAAGGGTGAGCAGGCTGTCATAAAGACCAAATTAGCTCTCGAGCATAAAAAATCCAAAGAAGCCAATATTATACTTCTTGAGGAACCAGAAAACCATCTATCCCACTCGAAACTAAATCAACTGATCCAGGATATTCATGACAAATGTATTGAGAAGCAAATTCTCATTTCTACGCATAGCAGTTTTGTAGCCAACAAACTTGGGCTCGAAAATCTTATAATAATTGACAATAAGATTCCAGTCGTCTTATCCGATCTACCGCACGATACAGAGGAGTTTTTTGAAAAATTGCCCGGCTATGATACTCTTAGATTAATACTTTGCAAAAAGGCGATTTTAGTCGAGGGAGATTGCGATGAACTTTTAGTACAGCGTGCATATATGGATCAAAACAACGGAAGACTCCCAATCCAAGATCAGATAGATGTTATTTCTGTTGGAACAAGTTTCTTACGCTTTCTACAGATTGCTAGTAAAATTGAGAAACCGGTCTGCGTAGTGACTGACAGTGATGGTAAAGTTGATGCCATTAAGGAAAAATATAAAGACTATTTAGGTGCTAACATTAAATCTTTTATCAAAATATGTTTTGACGAAGTTGTTGATTCGGGACAGCTGTTCATCGGTCAAAAGTCATTTAATTACAATACTTTGGAACCTAAATTTCTAAAAGCGAATGGAGTAGCCAAAATTAATAAGATACTTGGGGTTAACAAGACTGAAGAAGAATTGCATCTTTATATGCACTCAAATAAAACAGCTTGTGCATTGAAAATTTTTAAATCCAGCGAAGAATTAGAATTTCCAAAATATATCCTTGATGCAATTGCCAAATAA